A single window of Actinoallomurus bryophytorum DNA harbors:
- a CDS encoding B3/B4 domain-containing protein: MLDRIFVDDTVRGLRPDFAVLLMTAEGLVNTASSGDVPHTDGLAESAAPHVEAWREAYRGFGVNPKRARPSVDALLRRAELPGINRVVDAYNAVSVRYGLPIGGEDLDAYDGPARLVRAEGGEPFDTVKNGEPVVEHPEPGEVVWRDDAGVTCRRWNWRQCTRTHITERTKNALFILERLEPYPLDRLTAAGTELAALLRAITPEVAIATRLVEP, encoded by the coding sequence ATGCTGGATCGGATCTTCGTCGATGACACGGTACGCGGTCTGCGTCCCGACTTCGCGGTGCTGCTGATGACCGCGGAGGGCCTGGTGAACACGGCTTCTTCCGGCGATGTCCCGCACACCGATGGCCTGGCCGAGTCCGCGGCTCCGCACGTGGAGGCATGGCGCGAGGCGTACCGCGGCTTCGGCGTGAACCCCAAGCGCGCGCGGCCCTCCGTCGACGCCCTGCTGCGCCGTGCCGAGCTGCCCGGGATCAACCGGGTCGTGGACGCCTACAACGCGGTCAGCGTCCGGTACGGCCTGCCCATCGGCGGCGAGGACCTCGACGCCTATGACGGACCGGCCCGGCTGGTCCGGGCCGAGGGCGGCGAGCCGTTCGACACGGTCAAGAACGGCGAGCCGGTCGTGGAGCATCCCGAGCCCGGCGAGGTCGTCTGGCGCGACGACGCGGGCGTCACCTGCCGTCGCTGGAACTGGCGCCAGTGCACCCGCACCCACATCACCGAGCGGACCAAGAACGCGCTGTTCATCCTCGAACGCCTGGAGCCCTACCCGCTCGACCGGCTCACCGCCGCGGGCACCGAGCTGGCCGCACTTCTGCGCGCGATCACCCCGGAGGTGGCCATCGCCACCCGGCTGGTCGAGCCGTGA
- a CDS encoding helix-turn-helix domain-containing protein: MTDQVGDAVARTVRSLRGAHGWSLDQLAARAGVSKGVLVALEQVRGNPNLGTLTRVADALGVPLTRLVQVEEEPPIQLFPAGRHVVLWHGPHGGSGTLLAGSDPRPSVELWRWELRPGERRDSEAHTSGTREIAAVESGVLSLVVGESRTEVATGDAAVFQGDRPHSYANESDEDVRFVLAVMDL, from the coding sequence ATGACGGACCAGGTCGGCGACGCGGTGGCCCGCACCGTGCGCTCCCTGCGCGGCGCGCACGGCTGGAGCCTGGACCAGCTCGCCGCGCGCGCCGGAGTCAGCAAGGGCGTTCTCGTCGCCCTGGAGCAGGTGCGCGGCAACCCCAACCTCGGCACGCTCACCCGTGTCGCCGACGCCCTGGGCGTGCCCCTCACCCGGCTCGTCCAGGTCGAGGAGGAGCCGCCGATCCAGCTGTTCCCGGCCGGACGTCACGTGGTGCTCTGGCACGGTCCCCACGGCGGTAGCGGCACGCTGCTGGCCGGCAGCGACCCACGTCCGTCGGTGGAGCTTTGGCGATGGGAGCTGCGGCCCGGCGAGCGCCGCGACAGCGAGGCGCACACCTCCGGCACACGGGAGATCGCCGCCGTCGAGTCGGGCGTGCTGAGCCTGGTCGTGGGCGAGAGCCGTACGGAGGTGGCGACCGGCGACGCTGCCGTGTTCCAGGGCGACCGGCCGCACTCGTACGCGAACGAGAGCGATGAGGACGTGCGTTTCGTCCTCGCCGTGATGGACCTCTGA
- a CDS encoding serine hydrolase domain-containing protein — protein sequence MIRYTRALAGALTLALAAGVASSAVTPHADATDRPALRQVLRRLTTEDGAPGALAEIEDGHGRTVLTSGVADLDTGAPMRGDSRFRIGSMTKPYVATVILQLVGEHRVSLDAPVERYLPGVVRGHGNDGREITVRELLQHTSGLPDYLAYLSFPDFIADRYAHHDRAELLSLALGHPPVFKPGTGWGYSNTEYLLAGMLIEKVTGHPYGEEVRRRILVPLGLRATYVPGDSPTIPGPHPRGYIRPDDGTPIVEMTEFNPSIAIASGDMISSGADMSRFFDALLHGRLLHPAELREMMTTRPTGGANGRAYGLGLESRTLPCGGVYWGHGGDIFGFETLGGATTDGRSATVMVNLDPGGTDAQDDDATAAIGAALCDDPGRSPASR from the coding sequence GTGATCCGGTACACACGTGCGCTCGCCGGCGCACTCACCCTGGCCCTGGCGGCCGGCGTCGCATCGTCCGCGGTGACGCCACATGCGGACGCCACGGACCGGCCCGCGCTCCGGCAGGTGCTGCGGCGTCTGACCACCGAGGACGGGGCGCCCGGGGCGCTCGCCGAGATCGAAGACGGGCACGGGAGAACGGTGCTGACCAGCGGCGTCGCCGACCTGGACACCGGCGCGCCGATGCGCGGCGACAGCAGGTTCCGTATCGGCAGCATGACCAAGCCGTACGTCGCGACCGTCATCCTGCAACTCGTCGGCGAGCACCGCGTCTCGCTGGACGCTCCGGTGGAGCGCTACCTGCCGGGCGTGGTGCGGGGCCACGGCAACGACGGCCGCGAGATCACCGTGCGCGAACTCCTCCAGCACACGAGCGGGCTGCCCGACTATCTGGCCTACCTGTCGTTCCCGGACTTCATCGCCGACCGCTATGCCCACCACGATCGGGCGGAGCTGCTGTCGCTCGCCCTCGGCCATCCTCCGGTCTTCAAGCCGGGCACGGGCTGGGGCTACTCCAACACCGAATACCTGCTGGCCGGGATGCTCATCGAGAAGGTGACCGGGCACCCGTACGGCGAGGAGGTCCGCCGGCGCATCCTGGTACCTCTCGGCCTGCGCGCGACGTACGTGCCCGGCGACAGCCCCACGATCCCCGGTCCGCACCCACGCGGCTACATACGACCCGACGACGGCACACCGATCGTGGAGATGACGGAGTTCAACCCCTCGATCGCGATCGCCTCGGGCGACATGATCTCCAGCGGCGCCGACATGTCGCGGTTCTTCGACGCGCTCCTGCACGGGCGGCTACTCCACCCGGCCGAGCTGCGGGAGATGATGACGACGCGGCCGACCGGTGGCGCGAACGGAAGAGCGTACGGCCTCGGCCTCGAGAGCAGGACGCTGCCCTGCGGAGGTGTGTACTGGGGCCACGGCGGCGACATCTTCGGCTTTGAGACGCTCGGCGGCGCGACCACCGACGGGCGGAGTGCGACGGTCATGGTGAACCTCGACCCCGGCGGCACGGACGCCCAGGACGATGACGCCACGGCCGCGATCGGGGCGGCACTCTGCGACGACCCCGGACGGAGCCCGGCGTCCCGGTGA
- a CDS encoding DUF4241 domain-containing protein: protein MPLPAPDFERLFAPGTRHTIWGGREVTIRLRTGASLWLPSGRVVAGEPFMYFAGDASDGFVQRVPPGHYPVVLILGVFGGEDGEDAIAHATIAAARLVIRDEPVASWEMAVYDGQDVAKLGDDEYFGYPVDGGTGGFVDAQVIPSLDADGEYLDRLLEALGERDNDYTAPVTLTDAESEPVVVAFSSGGGDGHYPTWVGRTADGEVACLLTDFFLLPDEDDEDDEDDEDDEDDEDDEDDESPEESTHIALGDFAQGDRLHAGQALRRQSLTSPSGRYTLVHQDDGNLVLYHNTEFRSLWAAGTDGTQARVCTLHGTHGLVLLDGDGGRVWSSGTEGGTAARLVVRDDGDITVEDSTGTAVWSSGTAEAAVPEGPVAMGDRMLPGQTLGRQSLTSASGRYTFVHQDDGNLVLYDNAGRGAVWSSGTQWRGTGRLVLHPDGNLALYDREARVVWSTDTAGHPESVLTVQDDGVALRAPDGAVLWSVQAGRPPAVASPLARPALGLPLSPLTPGRPLTPAKPASGRAMTPATPATPALPSIPARPKSPKRPAVRPEPPEDEAG from the coding sequence ATGCCCCTGCCCGCCCCCGACTTCGAGCGACTCTTCGCTCCCGGCACCCGCCACACCATCTGGGGTGGGCGCGAGGTCACGATCCGGCTGCGTACGGGCGCCTCCCTGTGGCTGCCCTCCGGCCGCGTCGTCGCCGGTGAGCCGTTCATGTACTTCGCCGGGGACGCCTCGGACGGGTTCGTCCAGCGGGTGCCGCCCGGTCACTACCCGGTCGTGCTCATCCTCGGGGTCTTCGGCGGCGAGGACGGCGAGGACGCCATCGCCCACGCGACCATCGCCGCGGCTCGCCTCGTCATCCGGGACGAGCCCGTCGCCTCATGGGAGATGGCGGTCTACGACGGCCAGGACGTGGCGAAGCTCGGCGACGACGAGTACTTCGGCTACCCCGTGGACGGTGGCACCGGCGGCTTCGTCGACGCACAGGTCATCCCGTCCCTGGACGCCGACGGGGAGTATCTCGACCGGTTGCTGGAGGCCCTCGGCGAGCGTGACAACGACTACACCGCGCCGGTGACCCTGACCGATGCCGAATCCGAGCCGGTCGTGGTCGCGTTCTCCTCCGGCGGTGGCGACGGGCACTACCCGACCTGGGTCGGGCGTACCGCCGATGGCGAGGTGGCGTGCCTGCTCACCGACTTCTTCCTTCTCCCCGACGAGGACGACGAGGACGACGAGGACGACGAGGACGACGAGGACGACGAGGACGACGAGGACGACGAGTCTCCGGAGGAGAGCACGCACATCGCTCTCGGCGACTTCGCCCAGGGCGACCGGCTGCACGCCGGGCAGGCGTTGCGGAGGCAGTCGCTCACCTCGCCGTCGGGGAGATACACCCTCGTCCACCAGGACGACGGAAACCTCGTGCTCTACCACAACACCGAGTTCCGCTCGCTGTGGGCGGCCGGTACCGACGGAACACAGGCCCGGGTCTGCACCCTGCACGGGACCCACGGGCTCGTCCTCCTCGACGGTGACGGCGGACGGGTCTGGTCCTCTGGCACCGAGGGCGGCACCGCGGCCCGGCTGGTCGTGCGCGACGACGGCGACATCACCGTGGAGGACTCCACCGGCACGGCGGTCTGGTCGTCGGGGACCGCCGAGGCCGCGGTGCCGGAGGGACCGGTCGCCATGGGCGATCGGATGCTCCCCGGCCAGACGCTCGGACGGCAGTCCCTCACCTCGGCCTCGGGCCGGTACACGTTCGTCCACCAGGACGACGGGAACCTCGTCCTCTACGACAACGCGGGCCGCGGCGCCGTGTGGTCGTCCGGCACCCAGTGGCGTGGGACCGGCCGGCTGGTTCTTCACCCGGACGGAAACCTCGCGCTTTATGACCGGGAGGCGCGCGTCGTCTGGTCCACCGACACCGCGGGCCACCCGGAAAGCGTGCTCACCGTGCAGGACGACGGTGTCGCGCTGCGCGCCCCGGATGGCGCGGTGTTGTGGAGCGTGCAGGCCGGCCGCCCGCCGGCGGTGGCGTCGCCGTTGGCGCGGCCCGCTCTGGGGCTGCCGCTCTCTCCGCTGACTCCAGGGAGGCCGTTGACCCCGGCGAAGCCGGCATCCGGGAGAGCGATGACCCCGGCAACGCCGGCGACCCCGGCGCTACCGTCGATCCCGGCGCGGCCCAAGTCCCCGAAGCGGCCCGCGGTCCGGCCCGAACCGCCCGAGGACGAGGCCGGGTAG
- a CDS encoding aldo/keto reductase: protein MRMFADRYVGAVGLGCMGMSWAYTESERDDRESVALIREAVDLGVTFLDTSDVYGAGHNEQLVGRALGGVRDKVVLGSKVGLVVDPATGDMVRDGSPGHVREAVEASLRRLGTDVIDLYYLHRIDPEVPLVETWGAMSELVAEGKVGRLGLSEVTVAQAEEAHGVHPVSAIQSELSLWTRDPLAAGGVVGWCAASGAAFVPFSPLGRGFLTGAVTKTSFEDNDFRAGLPRFQKGVLEQNFRIVDVVRTVADRHGATPAQVAIAWTLAQGDHVIPIPGTKKRRYLHENTMAAGVDLTDEDLAELDAVPPPVGARY, encoded by the coding sequence ATGAGGATGTTCGCGGACCGCTATGTGGGTGCGGTCGGTCTCGGCTGCATGGGCATGAGCTGGGCCTACACCGAGTCCGAGCGCGATGACCGCGAGTCGGTCGCCCTGATCAGGGAGGCCGTCGACCTCGGCGTGACGTTCCTGGACACGAGCGACGTCTACGGTGCCGGCCACAACGAGCAGCTCGTCGGCCGTGCTCTGGGCGGTGTACGCGACAAAGTCGTGCTCGGCAGCAAGGTCGGCCTGGTGGTCGACCCGGCGACCGGCGACATGGTCCGCGACGGCTCACCCGGGCACGTACGCGAGGCGGTCGAGGCCAGCCTGCGGCGGCTCGGCACCGACGTCATCGACCTGTACTACCTGCACCGGATCGACCCGGAGGTCCCGCTCGTCGAGACGTGGGGCGCGATGTCGGAGTTGGTGGCGGAGGGCAAGGTAGGCCGGCTGGGCCTGTCGGAGGTGACCGTCGCGCAGGCCGAGGAGGCGCACGGAGTCCATCCCGTCTCGGCGATCCAGTCCGAGCTGTCGCTGTGGACCCGCGACCCGCTCGCCGCCGGTGGCGTCGTGGGCTGGTGCGCCGCCAGCGGCGCGGCGTTCGTGCCGTTCTCGCCGCTCGGACGTGGATTCCTCACCGGCGCGGTCACGAAGACGAGTTTCGAGGACAACGACTTCCGCGCCGGGCTGCCGCGCTTCCAGAAGGGCGTCCTGGAGCAGAACTTCCGTATCGTCGACGTCGTCCGTACGGTCGCCGACCGGCACGGCGCCACCCCGGCGCAGGTCGCCATCGCCTGGACCCTCGCACAGGGCGACCACGTCATCCCCATCCCCGGGACGAAGAAGCGCAGATACCTCCACGAGAACACCATGGCCGCCGGCGTCGACCTGACCGACGAAGACCTCGCCGAGCTGGACGCCGTGCCGCCGCCGGTCGGCGCCCGCTACTGA
- a CDS encoding CPBP family intramembrane glutamic endopeptidase — MSTPTAVKSPDTAPRTPAPTPRPGNRGGPIGAVRRHPLIAFFVLAYAASWLAWTPYVLSADGLGVLSFRFPMLLGSTQLSGVLPGAYIGPLGSALVVTAITGGRDGLRAWRQRLFRMRVGWYWYLIVLTGVPILLLGGTLLMPGATGVLHAPPVMAAAAYLPMLFVQILTTGLAEEPGWRDYALPLIQRRHGPALGTLILGLVWACWHLPLFFTTWSLAGTRPDTAHWWLYLGVFILSAVSISYLITWVFNHTRESLPVALLLHASNNTVASLLLPAMFTHVHESWLLTSGAIGYGATTAVLLIATRGRLGYRGPRD; from the coding sequence ATGAGTACGCCGACCGCGGTGAAGTCACCCGACACCGCACCCCGCACCCCGGCTCCCACGCCACGCCCCGGTAACCGGGGTGGGCCGATCGGGGCCGTCCGGCGACACCCGCTGATCGCGTTCTTCGTCCTGGCGTACGCGGCGAGCTGGCTGGCCTGGACGCCGTACGTGCTGTCCGCCGACGGGCTGGGGGTGCTGAGCTTCCGTTTCCCGATGCTGCTGGGCAGCACCCAGCTCTCCGGTGTCCTGCCCGGCGCCTACATCGGGCCGCTCGGGTCGGCGCTGGTGGTCACGGCGATCACCGGCGGGCGGGACGGGCTGCGCGCCTGGCGGCAGCGCCTGTTCCGGATGCGGGTGGGCTGGTACTGGTACCTGATCGTGCTGACCGGCGTGCCGATCCTGCTGCTGGGCGGCACGCTCCTGATGCCCGGCGCCACCGGAGTCCTCCACGCACCCCCGGTCATGGCCGCCGCCGCCTACCTGCCCATGCTCTTCGTCCAGATCCTGACGACCGGACTGGCCGAAGAACCCGGCTGGCGCGACTACGCCCTCCCGCTGATCCAGCGCCGGCACGGCCCGGCCCTGGGTACTCTCATCCTCGGCCTGGTCTGGGCCTGCTGGCACCTGCCCCTGTTCTTCACCACCTGGTCCCTCGCCGGCACACGGCCGGACACGGCGCACTGGTGGCTCTACCTCGGCGTCTTCATTCTCTCCGCCGTGTCGATCAGCTACCTCATCACCTGGGTCTTCAACCACACCAGGGAGAGCCTGCCCGTCGCCCTGCTGCTGCACGCGAGCAACAACACCGTCGCCAGCCTCCTCCTGCCGGCCATGTTCACCCACGTTCACGAGTCGTGGCTGCTGACCTCGGGCGCCATCGGCTACGGCGCCACCACAGCCGTACTCCTCATCGCCACCCGCGGCCGCCTCGGATACCGCGGCCCCCGCGACTGA
- a CDS encoding NAD-dependent epimerase/dehydratase family protein, with the protein MRTLVTGGAGFIGSHVTDAFLADGDEVVILDDLSRGRPGRVDPSATVHKVGISDADGLKSVVERTRPQVICHLAAQIDVRVSVDSPAADAAINIVGTVNVLEAARAVGARVVFASTGGAIYGAGVPVPSSEDELPGPEAPYGTAKYCAEQYLGLYNRLYGTTHAALRLANVYGPRQDPTGEAGVVGIFCGRALQGERPLVYGDGGQTRDYVYVGDVAQAFVTAARTDLAGIWNIGTSRETSVLELIDVVGKAAGRRLDPEFAPARPGEVLRSALAVERARAELGWTARTDLADGVREVYRWIEASSPDRGLTA; encoded by the coding sequence ATGCGGACTCTCGTGACCGGCGGTGCCGGGTTCATCGGCTCTCATGTGACCGACGCCTTTCTCGCCGACGGCGACGAGGTCGTCATCCTGGATGATCTGTCCCGCGGGCGGCCGGGGCGGGTGGATCCCTCGGCCACCGTCCACAAGGTCGGCATCTCCGACGCGGACGGGCTGAAGTCGGTCGTCGAGCGGACGCGCCCGCAGGTGATCTGCCACCTCGCGGCGCAGATCGACGTACGTGTCTCGGTCGACTCGCCGGCGGCCGACGCGGCGATCAACATCGTCGGCACGGTCAACGTGCTGGAGGCCGCGCGCGCCGTCGGGGCCCGGGTCGTGTTCGCCAGTACGGGCGGGGCGATCTACGGTGCCGGTGTTCCGGTGCCCTCCTCCGAGGACGAACTCCCCGGGCCGGAGGCGCCGTACGGGACGGCGAAGTACTGCGCCGAGCAGTACCTCGGCCTCTACAACCGGCTGTACGGCACCACGCACGCGGCGCTGCGGCTCGCGAACGTCTACGGTCCCCGGCAGGACCCGACCGGTGAGGCCGGTGTCGTCGGGATCTTCTGCGGCCGCGCTCTGCAGGGCGAGCGGCCGTTGGTCTACGGCGACGGTGGCCAGACCCGCGACTACGTCTACGTCGGCGACGTGGCACAGGCGTTCGTCACCGCGGCCCGTACCGACCTGGCCGGCATCTGGAACATCGGCACCAGCCGGGAGACCAGTGTGCTGGAGCTGATCGACGTGGTCGGCAAGGCCGCAGGCCGCAGGCTCGACCCGGAGTTCGCGCCGGCGCGTCCCGGTGAGGTGCTACGCAGCGCCCTCGCGGTCGAACGCGCACGCGCCGAGCTGGGCTGGACCGCACGCACCGACCTGGCCGACGGCGTACGCGAGGTCTACCGCTGGATCGAGGCGAGCTCTCCCGACCGCGGGCTCACGGCTTGA
- a CDS encoding GNAT family N-acetyltransferase, which produces MPEITVVEAPQWQGSASGTARRLREGARLLAGLVPAAAERVRVDITDETGDHVLAANAAKIRAALEGRRGLTLVAGGDCGVELEPVAAAVRRHGDRLAVVWFDAHGDLNTPESSPSGAFHGMVLRTLLGEGPGGLVPDRPLRREQVVLAGARALDPAERAYADGLPIAFDTAALMNAVGDAEAVYVHLDLDVLDPGSFASVGAPEPGGLTPGQVIEMVTALAGRFEIAGLGITEYEPARAEDQETLAGLVGAVVDACETSVVREVERRAFAAWPAGLVREESGWLLRHTPGIRRRRSNSAIPPAAWDPGAPIDHVEAFYRDRDRPVMVQLGPDQPLDAALAGRGYRIDAPTSVMTAFTADVVAATEPAPVSLSERPDAWLKTFTELDEHTDSTLVGEKVIARIAAPAAFVSVTRDGRAAGMGLFAADSGWAGVFAMATRPSSRGQGVARAVLGAGARWAADQGAARLYLQVEEGNDPALGLYTRAGFVRSHGYHYRIKP; this is translated from the coding sequence TTGCCCGAGATCACCGTCGTGGAGGCACCCCAGTGGCAGGGCTCCGCTTCGGGCACCGCGCGCCGGCTGCGTGAGGGTGCCCGGCTGCTGGCCGGCCTCGTTCCGGCCGCCGCCGAGCGCGTACGCGTGGACATCACGGACGAGACGGGCGACCACGTGCTGGCGGCGAACGCCGCGAAGATCAGGGCCGCGCTCGAAGGCCGCCGAGGTCTGACGCTGGTCGCGGGCGGTGACTGCGGGGTGGAGCTGGAGCCGGTCGCGGCGGCCGTACGGCGGCACGGCGACCGGCTCGCGGTGGTCTGGTTCGACGCGCACGGCGACCTCAACACCCCGGAGTCGTCGCCGTCGGGGGCGTTCCACGGCATGGTGCTCCGCACACTTCTGGGCGAGGGACCGGGCGGCCTGGTGCCGGACCGGCCGCTCCGTCGCGAACAGGTCGTGCTCGCCGGCGCACGCGCCCTCGACCCGGCCGAGCGCGCGTACGCGGACGGTCTCCCGATCGCGTTCGACACGGCCGCGCTGATGAACGCGGTCGGCGACGCGGAGGCGGTGTACGTCCACCTCGACCTCGACGTCCTGGACCCCGGCTCGTTCGCGTCCGTCGGCGCGCCCGAGCCCGGTGGCCTGACGCCCGGCCAGGTGATCGAGATGGTCACCGCCCTCGCCGGGCGCTTCGAGATCGCCGGGCTCGGCATCACCGAGTACGAACCCGCGCGAGCCGAGGACCAGGAGACGCTCGCCGGGCTGGTCGGCGCCGTGGTGGACGCCTGCGAGACGTCGGTGGTCCGCGAGGTCGAGCGCCGGGCCTTCGCGGCCTGGCCCGCCGGTCTCGTACGCGAGGAGTCGGGCTGGCTGCTGCGGCACACGCCCGGCATCCGGCGACGGCGTTCGAACTCCGCCATCCCGCCGGCGGCGTGGGATCCGGGCGCACCGATCGACCACGTCGAGGCGTTCTACCGCGACCGGGACCGGCCCGTCATGGTGCAGCTCGGCCCTGACCAGCCGCTGGACGCGGCGCTGGCGGGCCGCGGCTACCGGATCGACGCGCCGACGTCGGTGATGACGGCCTTCACCGCCGATGTCGTGGCGGCGACCGAACCCGCGCCGGTCTCGCTGAGCGAGCGGCCGGACGCCTGGCTGAAGACCTTCACCGAGCTGGACGAGCACACCGACAGCACTCTGGTCGGCGAGAAGGTCATCGCCCGCATCGCCGCACCCGCCGCGTTCGTGAGCGTGACGCGCGATGGCCGGGCGGCCGGGATGGGCCTGTTCGCCGCCGACTCGGGATGGGCCGGCGTCTTCGCGATGGCGACCCGCCCGTCATCGCGTGGCCAGGGCGTCGCGCGCGCGGTGCTCGGAGCCGGCGCGCGATGGGCCGCGGACCAGGGCGCGGCCCGGCTCTACCTCCAGGTCGAGGAGGGCAACGACCCCGCGCTCGGCCTCTACACGCGTGCCGGCTTCGTCCGGTCACACGGGTATCACTACCGGATCAAGCCGTGA
- a CDS encoding NADP-dependent oxidoreductase, producing the protein MPQAVRFDEYGGIDVLQVVEVDRPVPGPGQVLVRVKAAGINPGEAAIRKGAFAERWPSTFPSGQGSDLAGVIEEVGEGVGDFAAGDEVIGFTHNRAGQAELVVVESADLARRPAGVPWDVAGALFVAGTTAWAAVRAVAVGEGDIVVVSGAAGGVGSLAVQLAKAAGATVIGLASEANHEWLSAHGVVPVAYGDGVAERIRTAASGRIDAFIDTYGDGYVELALELGVETERIDTIIDFAAVEKFGVKAEGNMAGASAEVLTELAGLIADGRLEVPIANAYPLTEVREAYRELERRHTRGKIVLRP; encoded by the coding sequence ATGCCGCAGGCGGTCAGATTCGATGAGTACGGCGGAATCGACGTGTTGCAGGTCGTGGAGGTGGACCGGCCGGTCCCGGGACCCGGCCAGGTTCTGGTGCGGGTGAAGGCGGCCGGTATCAACCCGGGCGAGGCGGCGATCCGCAAGGGGGCGTTCGCCGAGAGGTGGCCCTCGACGTTCCCGTCCGGTCAGGGCAGTGATCTCGCCGGTGTGATCGAGGAGGTCGGCGAGGGCGTCGGCGACTTCGCGGCCGGCGACGAGGTGATCGGCTTCACCCACAACCGGGCCGGCCAGGCGGAGCTGGTCGTGGTGGAGAGCGCCGATCTCGCCCGCCGGCCCGCCGGTGTCCCCTGGGACGTGGCCGGCGCCCTGTTCGTCGCCGGTACGACGGCGTGGGCCGCGGTACGCGCGGTCGCGGTCGGAGAGGGCGACATCGTCGTGGTCTCCGGCGCCGCCGGTGGCGTGGGTTCGCTGGCCGTCCAGCTCGCCAAGGCCGCGGGAGCCACGGTCATCGGCCTGGCGAGCGAGGCCAACCACGAGTGGCTCTCCGCCCACGGGGTGGTCCCGGTGGCGTACGGCGATGGAGTGGCCGAGCGCATCCGCACCGCGGCGTCCGGCCGGATCGACGCGTTCATCGACACCTACGGCGACGGCTACGTCGAGCTGGCCCTCGAACTCGGCGTCGAGACCGAGCGCATCGACACGATCATCGACTTCGCCGCCGTGGAGAAGTTCGGCGTGAAGGCCGAGGGCAACATGGCCGGAGCGAGCGCCGAGGTCCTCACCGAGCTGGCCGGCCTGATCGCCGATGGGCGGCTCGAGGTGCCGATCGCCAACGCCTACCCCCTCACCGAGGTGCGCGAGGCGTACCGGGAGCTCGAACGCCGTCACACCCGCGGCAAGATCGTGCTCCGGCCCTGA
- a CDS encoding DUF6745 domain-containing protein, with amino-acid sequence MSVRVQREAAEIREEWLGWALSTLPADRTAAEAAISGLYHLIGLDPPRFHWVSSPVTALTTVPPGLRPRPSETIEQVAEWPLPRRLSALMSALSVELDRRFGVAYHPMDRLAHHEIRAPIRLSVINALLTPLRAAHDSPLHMRFAWYDVPCVSKVAHYDALRRLTGLPFTPEQTRQFELWATLARTCGWWWPREDVCVVSERPVAMQTEASVDERAVRLHHPDGPALRYADGWDVHAWHGTQVPPWVITDPTAWRITQEANVEVRRCAIERIGWASYIDQACLRPVASAPDPGNPDSQLHLYDMRKETRVLLAVNGSLERDGRRRRYGLTVPGFLNDPIAAAGWTYGLSAEQYSLLLRRT; translated from the coding sequence GTGAGCGTTCGTGTGCAGCGCGAAGCTGCCGAAATCCGCGAAGAATGGCTGGGCTGGGCGTTGTCCACGCTGCCCGCCGACCGTACGGCCGCAGAGGCCGCCATCTCCGGCCTGTACCACCTGATCGGGCTGGACCCACCGCGTTTCCACTGGGTGTCCTCACCGGTCACCGCCCTGACGACCGTCCCGCCGGGTCTACGTCCACGGCCTTCGGAGACCATCGAGCAGGTAGCGGAATGGCCACTGCCGCGACGCCTCTCCGCACTGATGAGCGCGCTGTCGGTGGAGCTCGACAGGCGGTTCGGAGTCGCCTACCACCCAATGGATCGACTCGCCCATCACGAAATCCGCGCCCCGATTCGACTGTCCGTCATCAACGCACTCCTCACACCACTCCGAGCCGCCCACGACTCGCCGCTTCACATGAGATTCGCCTGGTACGACGTGCCGTGCGTCTCGAAGGTCGCCCACTACGACGCCCTCCGCCGGCTGACCGGCCTGCCCTTCACCCCCGAACAGACCCGGCAGTTCGAGCTGTGGGCGACGCTTGCCCGTACGTGCGGATGGTGGTGGCCCCGCGAGGACGTGTGCGTCGTCTCCGAGCGGCCCGTCGCGATGCAGACCGAGGCGTCGGTCGACGAACGCGCGGTGCGCCTGCACCATCCGGACGGCCCCGCGCTGCGTTATGCGGACGGGTGGGACGTACACGCCTGGCACGGGACGCAGGTGCCCCCGTGGGTGATCACTGATCCCACCGCCTGGCGGATCACGCAGGAGGCCAACGTCGAGGTCCGGCGATGCGCGATCGAGCGGATCGGCTGGGCGTCCTACATCGACCAGGCCTGCCTGCGGCCGGTCGCCTCCGCGCCGGACCCTGGCAATCCGGACTCGCAGCTCCACCTCTATGACATGCGCAAGGAGACCAGGGTGCTCCTCGCGGTCAACGGCTCCCTCGAACGTGACGGCCGCCGCCGCCGGTACGGCCTGACCGTGCCGGGCTTCCTCAATGACCCGATCGCCGCCGCCGGCTGGACCTACGGGCTGTCCGCCGAGCAGTACTCCCTTCTTCTCCGCCGAACCTGA